One window of Bacillus alkalicellulosilyticus genomic DNA carries:
- a CDS encoding phosphatidate cytidylyltransferase, translating into MKQRIITGIIGATVFISMVVLGGLPFTLFIAVVASVAMIELLKMKKIPTLSPIGFLSLFLMWLLLVPTTWVDLTFLSHVSKVEIFIFMILILLMVTVISKNVFTFDEAGFVILSTVYVGFGFHYLIMTRAAENGLALVFFVLFIIWATDSGAYFAGRAFGKRKLWPDISPKKTIEGSIGGIICALVVGVVFHFVFPIFSSYVLLFSVILVASIFGQLGDLVESALKRHYAVKDSGTLLPGHGGILDRFDSLIYVMPILHLLQLI; encoded by the coding sequence ATGAAGCAACGAATCATAACAGGAATTATTGGTGCTACTGTTTTTATAAGTATGGTTGTATTAGGTGGATTGCCGTTTACATTATTTATTGCTGTTGTAGCATCGGTTGCCATGATTGAGCTATTAAAAATGAAAAAAATACCAACCCTTTCACCAATTGGCTTTCTAAGCTTGTTTTTGATGTGGTTATTATTAGTTCCTACAACATGGGTAGACCTTACTTTTTTATCTCATGTATCTAAGGTAGAAATTTTTATATTTATGATTTTAATTTTGTTAATGGTAACCGTTATTTCAAAGAATGTGTTCACTTTTGATGAGGCAGGCTTTGTGATATTGTCTACAGTCTATGTTGGCTTTGGATTCCATTACTTAATCATGACAAGAGCTGCTGAAAATGGCTTAGCACTTGTATTTTTTGTCTTATTTATTATTTGGGCAACAGATTCAGGAGCTTATTTTGCAGGTAGAGCATTTGGAAAGCGAAAACTTTGGCCTGACATTAGTCCTAAAAAGACGATAGAAGGGTCGATAGGTGGAATCATTTGTGCATTGGTAGTTGGAGTTGTATTTCACTTCGTGTTTCCAATTTTTAGTTCTTATGTATTACTATTTTCAGTCATTTTAGTTGCATCGATTTTCGGACAACTTGGTGACCTAGTAGAATCTGCATTAAAGAGACATTATGCGGTTAAGGATTCAGGCACATTATTGCCAGGGCATGGAGGAATATTAGACCGATTTGATAGTTTAATCTATGTTATGCCAATATTGCACTTATTACAATTAATCTAA
- a CDS encoding isoprenyl transferase, with amino-acid sequence MLEKFSNWKDGFGKKKDASEELELVSIPKHVAIIMDGNGRWAKKKGLPRIAGHREGMKVINKIVRKANELGIETLTLYAFSTENWKRPKAEVDFLMRLPELFLGKELPVLMEENVKVRLMGSKENLPPHTLRAVETAITKTNENTGLILNFALNYGGRTEIIQAVQTMAKQVQEGLITYDQIDETLMADNLMTNQLPDPDLLIRTSGEIRLSNFMLWQLAYSEFWFTEVLWPDFTEIHFEEAIREYQHRGRRYGGV; translated from the coding sequence ATGCTAGAGAAATTTTCAAATTGGAAAGACGGGTTTGGAAAGAAAAAAGATGCTTCTGAAGAACTAGAACTAGTAAGCATTCCCAAACACGTGGCCATCATTATGGATGGGAACGGAAGGTGGGCCAAAAAGAAGGGCCTACCAAGAATTGCAGGTCATCGAGAAGGCATGAAAGTTATTAATAAAATTGTTAGGAAAGCAAATGAACTAGGTATTGAAACGTTAACCCTCTATGCATTTTCAACGGAAAATTGGAAACGTCCAAAAGCTGAAGTTGATTTTTTAATGAGATTACCAGAATTGTTTTTAGGAAAAGAATTGCCTGTTTTAATGGAGGAAAATGTAAAGGTTCGGTTAATGGGAAGCAAAGAAAATTTACCACCTCATACGTTGCGTGCCGTCGAAACAGCAATTACTAAAACAAATGAAAATACCGGGTTAATCTTGAATTTTGCTTTGAATTATGGAGGACGTACTGAAATCATTCAAGCCGTGCAAACAATGGCGAAGCAGGTACAAGAAGGTTTGATAACGTATGATCAAATCGATGAAACCCTTATGGCAGATAACTTAATGACAAATCAACTTCCCGACCCAGACTTGCTGATACGAACAAGTGGAGAAATTAGGCTAAGTAACTTTATGCTTTGGCAATTAGCCTATAGTGAATTTTGGTTTACAGAAGTTCTGTGGCCTGATTTTACAGAAATTCACTTTGAAGAAGCAATACGGGAATACCAACACCGTGGTCGTCGCTACGGTGGCGTGTAA